A window of Castanea sativa cultivar Marrone di Chiusa Pesio chromosome 8, ASM4071231v1 genomic DNA:
TCAATAAATGACAACTTAATTAGTACTTACCCATATAATTAGCTATTTACCAAATATCTAGAGAAGAATATGCCTATTTAGTAATATTACGGCGATGTTTTTATTAGTCgtttattttcataatatatataccGATCGATTTAGTATTTTAAATCCTATCATATCTTAAAACTAataatactattaaaaaaattagattaactTGTGAGTACATTcgttaaatttaatttttttttccttaaaaaaatcaattttcttataataataCTTGTCTATAATCCATTAACACAAAGTAATTTAATATGGGAATTCTAGAGTGCCGTTTGGGTCATGCTTAAGGACTTAGAGAGAATaggagtaaaaaataataataataagactTGAAATTCAGAAGTGTGTGTGGTCCAAtttttgtagagagagagagagaagcaataGATGTGGTTATTTTATTAGGCTAACTGAGTGGTATTaggaatttgtgttaaaacaagTCCAATAATTACTTATAAAAGAGAAAGTCCAATAATTTGATGAACTTTGGTGAAATactaaaatcaaagaaaaataaataaataacaaaagctATATATAAACCCATTTGTTTATGTCCTGCACGACATATTCAATACATTTGATTTGATATGATTAATATGatacacatgttttttttttttttgttgaggaaaTATGATACACATGTTTGTATCATATAATTCACGAGCTTGatatgagactttttttttctttttttttttactttgattgTAATAGGAATTATccttttttaccttttaaatCCCTTTAGGCCTTTGCCAAATTTCCATAACCAATaggaatggaaagaaaaaaagaagggacttagaaatctttctttttgggACCTCACTCATCACGTTTCTAGTTTTTTTCCCCTAGTCAttataaaaggaaatttttttaattttttttccgaAGGAAATTTTATTTGTGACCCTAAAAGAAAGAGGCCTTTATTTTTGTACAAATTTAACATTTTCTACTccatttgattctcaaaaagaaaagaaaatttctaccctgtttatttcttttttgtttatgtttataactttatttcCCAACATTTTATTcaatgaataaattcaacccTATTTTTAACTACTTCCAAAAGAGATTGGATCACCACCAAGGTAGACGTTGTACACTGATGTGGTGGTAGTAATTACTAATCATTCCTTTGCATAGAAAAGAATATGGCGTGTATACCTAATTTTTATTCCCTTGAAATATGtgtctttttactttttgataGCAAAATGGTCCTAGGTTGTAACCaaagtcatttttatttgatgaaCTAACCAAAGTCATGGTCATGGAGTAGTAAAGTCTTTCTCATTTAATACTTCTATCATTGTTTTCTTACTTGTAGGAAGGGGCAAACACACAAATCTACCTAACAAAAAGTCCCTCTTTACAACTCCACAATTTTCAGTCAATGATGCCTATTAATAAGCTTTCTATTACCATTCTAGTGGACCCTTAATtctggaaaataaaaattatatttcatatattaaatatatttgaatgtCTATTTTTTCTCTGTCCCACAACATGTAATGTTTACATAAGATAGTAATTGTTAATGAGAAGATATTCTTTACTAACTCATTGTTGTTTGCTAATTAGTCATCGTTATTTATGTTgtataaaccttttttttttgtgcgatGAAGTGTTACAACCCTTCAGTCATATGTTTTATAGTCCACCTATTGTTAATTTAGAGTGCATCTCAATACTAGCACCCCGATTTGTTATAGTGATTTGATAAGATGAAAAATGGAGAATGAAAAATATGGGAGATTTTGGGGAGGGGTTGTTTGGTTGCGAGGAAAAAAGGGAGGGGATTTTGGAGAGGCCCTCGACCAAATTCCTATTTTCTAAAATGGGGGAGAAAATGAGAGGAGGAGGGAGGGTTTGGAAAATTACCCATCTATCCCATCTCCTCCCTCCATTTTGTGCAATTAGTgtgtatttgtgtttttaaatgcAAATGTGCACAAATCATAACAATTATTTTAAGTATTCAACACAAGTTAGGTTCTCGGGACTATTGAGACCGTCAAATCtgacttattaaaaaaagaaaaaaaaaaagaaagaaaaagaaaaagaaaaagaaaaaactagtGGTCGCAGCCTCGCAGGGCAGGCCCCAAAATTTAGTGGCTGAAATTGTTTTCCTTATCTCCCACATTCTTTGACTTCCACATGGCAAGCTCTTCTTGTGGTCAGAAATAGACTTCCCCATGACTATAAACGCGAATCAAAATCCTTTTTTGTGCCAACTATTCAACTAAAcgtgagtctctctctctctcttctcccaattatttttgtttgttggaGAGAAAGACGTGAatgattcaaataaaaattaagaaaataatgttaaagtcacaaattattttataatatttttataaataattgatataataaatttttattaatttttatttgtactTACATTCAATAATACcattttacttactaataacaatttagtacatcaacattttataaaaCATAGTGTAATGTAATTTGTGTTGGCATTTTCTAAGGAAAAAGAGGGGAATATTAATAAGCCAGGCTAATTGAATTATTGAACCCAATGGGGGCCATACcataaaatacaatacaataaaCGCCATGTAAATTGCTATGCTTTTGCCGTCCCGCAATTTCTCGTAATCTGGCTGACAAATCAATAGAGTTAAGGTTAAATAAATATTGGGCATTTTTCTTaggtctttttctttaattaattaatttaattatcttgATTTCTCCGAAgggactttttctttttagtccTTCTGAATCTTGTCTCCTTCTTTAGGTGAACATGTCCAATGGAGCTCATAATATAGTTTTGTGGTGACCACGCGGAACctccctactttttttttttttttttaaagtctggACCCCGTTATCCATTTGAGAAAATTACTTCAACAACCCATAGTCTGGACCCGATATTTATTTGAGACATTACTCCAAGAATCCATCTCTTATCTTTTGCCAAGTGATAGAACTCAAATTAACACTTCTTCGTGTACCTAACGACTTTATTGCAGTGGAATTTCATGAGCTTTATGTATATACTTTTATATGAGCTTTATGTATATACTTTTATATGGACAGGAAAAAATTTAGGTAGTTTTGGGGTATTGAATTTTTAAGATACAGGAATACTTCATTTGAGATGTCATAACCATGTTATTTTGTAATGGTGTTTTATTTAtcgtactatatatatatatatatatatatatatatatatatatatatatatatataatattttaaattgtcCATGTCATTGTATCGTACCCGCAACTGTTACCGTGTCTATGCATTCTAGCTAAGCTCTCACATAGGGGGTGGTCCCCCAAACGTGAAACCCACCATGGGGCTCAACCACTATGTGAGAGCCTTGAGCATTGCTACAGGGCTATGTAAGAATTTTCCATAGTTTGGACCCCATTATTTATTTGAGACATTACTTCAACAACCCATCTCTTATCTTTTGCCAAGTGATAGTACTCATATTAGCACTTCTTCATAAACCTAACGACTTTATTGCAGTGGAATTTCAAAAGCTTTATGTATATACTTTTATATGGATAGGAAAAAACTTAGGTAGTTCCAGGGTATTGGACTTTTAGAATGCACGAATACTTCATTTGGGGTgtcataattattatattttgtcatGGTGTCTTATTTacaatatgatttaaaaaaaaaaaaaaaatttaaattgcccATGTCATCGTATCGTATCCGCAACCATTACTGTGTCTATGCATTCTAGCAAAGCTCTCACATAAGGGGTGGGCCCCAAACGTGAGACACACCATGGGGCATCGACATTATGTGAGAGCCTAGAGCACTGCTACGGGGCTATGAAAGAATTTTCCATATGAATAAAGTTTTAGTGTAGTGCTTCCGTATATAAACATGATATGGAATAGACATATGTTCATTTTAAGACACGTGTCATATTGGTGTCACAGGATCACTAGACGCAATTCAAgcccattttatttatttatgctaCAAGTGAAATGGTTAGGGTCCCAAAAGTAAAAGGCAAGGGTGCTCATAGGTTAGTCAATCTTGGAATAGGGGTTGAAACCTCACTCAACTCGATTCCTTCAAGTGGAAAACCACCAGTTGCCTACTGACGGATGGGATGAAATCGTCCATTCTCTTCCATTTTATGATCAATCCGCTAAGCAATTCAAGAAAGCCAATTGTTTTCGTATTGCCGCCACAAGTTGAACTATTCTAGTAATAAGATCTTCAAATtacaattttgtagctaaaaaattgatatttcctTTTGCTACAGAAGGGAGCCCTTAAGTGCTTGACAGGCAAAGAAATATGTACGACTTGGGTGATTTTTTGCAGGGGACAAAAGTAACATGATAAAGCAAATATATCAATGAATCCCGGTGAAGAATTTGTCTTCTTGCTTTAATTCTTAAATTACTAAAAGCATTAACATTTTACTATTGCCAAGTTACTACTTTACATTCTCAGTCTGAGTTGCTTGGTTATCCATGCGTTGGTTGGTTCCAGTTTTCTCAGACATAAACCATCCAAAAGCATACCATAGTTGCTTGTGTATTGACATTATAGACAACAGCACAATGCCATGGAAGTAGAAATAAAATACTTAGCCACCTAAAGTAATTAAGCAAGGTCACTTCATTATCCTCTATATACCACATGTTGAAGACTACATCTgattgaaatttgaatattttcttcGTTCTCCGATCTccaagttttttcttctttagattCTGATCTTGTGGGCAATAATTGaatgaataaataaacaacattaGATGGATGTAACCATCCTCTATGAAAATCTGCAGATATATTTCATGCATAATGGCATGGACAGGCTGTCAAACCCAccaaaaatgaatataaaaagaaaagaaaacaaaagaaagaataaaagccACTACATTCTGAAGGGTCTACCAATGTGACTTGGGGAACAAAATGCCACTGACTGGGGTTGCTGAACGCCGCCACATTGGCGAACCCACCCAGGCAAATCAGAGTTCATTGTGAGCTAAACTGCACTGCCTAGGTGTAGGTGGCATGCCAATATGACGGCATGGCCAGGAAAGTACACCCATATGCAAGTCATCCTTGAATCCTGATCCAAACCTTTGAAGGATTTGCCAGAATGGGTTTGCAGGATTAAAACTCATAACATGAAGTTAAATACAGCTCTCAAATGGCAAAACCTTTTGACATTGTCACACTCCTTACAGAATATGCTAGACATGGGTTCTCCTTTCGCTTTGACCAGCAGCACTTCTACcctgggaaaaaaaatgtctaaaattgtGACTGTACAAAACTTACTCCCACATAGTCTTGGCCGCATTAAGCAGAAGAAACCTCATAACAATAATTACGGAGAGTGGGTACCAAGGAAAAATTTTCATGGATACCATACTCAACTTCAAACCATTTGATTCAGGCTAGCTGATATATCATCCTGCAAGGAAGATATCAAGTTGAGAACAAGTAGCAGAATTTACATTCTATATGACTGAATACATATAAtcataaagataatatttttttatataagtataaTCATAAAGATAATATATGTGAAGATAACATGACAACAtccataattttataattatattgtcAAAAATTGTCAAGAGCCTCGTAGCTTAACTGACACCTCCATCCAGTGTTCAAATCCCCCCACCCCCAATTATCGAcgtataaaattaaattatcttGTTGAAATTTGATGTATGTTAGTCAAGTATGAAAACAATTGCAATCACATAATCAACCCAAGTGAACTGCACAATCACATAATCAACAGTAATGCATGGACCAATCCCATAAATGATCCATAAGAGATGAATGAGTTCCCCAGAAGATAACATCTGTAGTATAAACTTCAAGAGGTACAAAAGAGCAGAAAATAAACCTATATAACCTAGTAACCCTGCGGCTAAATGGGTGAACAAGATCTCTAGGAAAGAGTTGAAAGAGAGaacaagagaaagaaagaacaaaaaacataTGCATGAAATTCAGATTTACTAAAATAACAACAGAAGgatgatatttttttcaaatttcttgaTAGTAGATGCAGCAGGAAAGAACATGAATATGATCTCTGAAACCAGAagaacctttttctttttaacacaaaaaaaccTGAAGAACCTAAAGGAccatgttttttgtttaataacaTACAAGTTGTCCATGGAAATAATAGCACACAGTTGCAAATAAAATTGACAACCATTCATGTGGAGTCAGTTTTGGGTCGGGAATCATATTAACTATTGTCTGgattaacttttttcttttagattattgaataattttttatggaCAAGTTTTTGAAGCCTTACTTTTTCTACATACAGCTGTACTTTAGCCCACTTTAGCAAATCAGAAAAAAGTTAAtctaaacacacaaaaaaagacgACTGATATAGAAAATGGGAACAGATATACATAAAGTTGTTTTATGTTGAGAATCTATTACCATGTGGGTGTGATTCAGCTCATGGCCTGAGCAAACTACTCTTCTTTGCACTTTTGTGCTTTTTATttacttgaaatttaaaataagattGAAGAAACATCAACAACTAGTTTAGGGAATCAAAATTGTATATGTTCCAGACTGAATGAGTAAACAACTCATACAAAATGGGCAAACATTTCGTTTCTCATGCAACCCCTTCAAAATGCAAACGCATTATTAGCACTTTGAAAACAAGAGAACTAGCGGTTGTGCTAAACTGAAAGAACAAAGACAATTcataattcattaaatctaacaCTTAAAATTCTACATAATCATTTAAACAGATCATTAATTAGGATAATAGCTGCATTTTATTATTGTCACAGTAATTGTAATCTCAAAACTCAAGCCAAACTAGACACAATATTGCCCTGAAATCTAGATATGCCTTCAAAACTGCCAAATAGGGATgacaccccccaaaaaaaaagatgcatTTGAAGTTTCAGGTCATTCCGTCAGaatttttgtgatctaaaaaggtaagaactaagaaaataatattaaccTTGAAACTAACAACAGGTACAGTAACATGAAGCACTACACGTTCAATAAATACAtcagaccaaacaaaaatatgttaaaaagcCAGATAATTGTTCTAGACCCAGTCTTATTTTAACCTATTACTTCAACAAACAACTGAGTTCAGGTTAGTCAGTGTGCTGAGTGTCCTCTACTCTCTACAGACCGATGAATAACACTCCTAATGTAGAtaatcagtaaaaaaaaatttattatacttATAAAGACTGATGATTTCAGAATAGGCCCACAGGAAATaagaatgggaaaaaaaagcaTTAACAGATACTTACATCTACAGCCTGAAATGATCTGCTTACAGATGGTTTCAACAGAGGAGATTCAGAAGCAGAAGAAGACCCATTGTCTCTAATACCATGGTTTCGACCCTATAAACAAATAACAGAAAGAGATGCAAAGTAATATCATATACATAAGAAATGAGATCAAAGGGCTCGGAAGAAACTGAACATAGGAAACAACACAACTTAGCTCAACTAAGCCTTAATCCCAAATTCTCAATTTGGAATTGGCTTATAAACATAGGAAACAACATAAAGCAAAACTCCTAAATAACAGTAGCAGTTTCAATCATTACATTATAGCAGAAGATAGCTTGGGATACCTGCATACGATCTATAGGATATTAAAGTATAACAAAACGAAGATAACAGAGTACAAACACAAATCCTCATAACTAGGATGATGGTAACATCCCTCCAAATACTCAACCAAgttttaaaataacttttttttaataagtcaggttttaaaataactttatccCACACTAACAAAATAATGTGTTTATGATCCTTTGTAGAGAACTTTAGATGGTGTCAACATAGTTTATTCATCTTTATCCCCAATGGTACTGCCAGTAAGGAGTGGGTCAACTCTTTGGGTGGGGtagggttgggggggggggggggttagaTACACATGCGCCTAGAGTGAATTAACTTGAAGGAATTACTTCAATGGAGATGAATAATATTAGAGCTCTAGGTATCACAAAATATGGCTTACCCTACCAGCCTACCCAAGCAATAAAAGCTTCATTGGCTTTTTTACTATAAGTTTCACTAGAAAGATTAGTGCCTGTCACCTTATCAGCAGGTTGAAATGGGGTGGAGAagctaaaaagaagaagaaagtatcACTTCATCCAGTGGCAAAAATCACTCACTACCTCTATAGTTCATCAAACTCTTCTCTTTAATCCTCCCTCAGGCAAGCAACTTATATCTTGCCATTagacatcaaaacaaatcaaTATAGGTGGgctatttaataatttttagttcTAAAAAGAGTAATGAGAATAACTCCACCTGTGTCTATTCTTAGTGTCATAGATTTTTGTTTATAGTCTGTCCCTAGCCCAAACCTGGAAAAAAGAGGAGGGTTGCGAATTGAATTGTGCTTGGTGTCATATTATAGGATTGTAGTAAGATCAGCTATGCTCTATAGTAATGAGTGTTAAGACTGTTAAGAAGTAACATgttcataaaataaatgtaaCTTAAATGAGAATATTAAGATGGATAAgtaaaaatacaagaaaatttagGATTCAAAATGAGGGTAGACGCTTGAAGATAGGAGTGACCCCTATTGATCAAAAGATGGGGGAGAGTTGCTTGAAATAGTTTAGCCATGTGCAAAGCAGAGCGATTAATGCATCGGTGTGGAAGAGTGAGTTAATTCAAGTTGAGGGAACAGAAATAGGTAgaagacctaaaataaaattagtagtaataaaaacatgtcaattaaggagGTAATAAAGGGTATGACTTTGGATAGAATATAATGATGGGAACGAATACAGGTGGCCACCTAACTAGTTTCTAGAGGATCCATAACCGATCCCAAAATTCTGAAAACTAAGCCTTGGTTGTTGTAAAACAAGGACCCAGAATCCAAGTAGAGTGGGAACACGGTAATTCCAGTATCTACCATCAAGTTATACAATTGATGTGTGAATTTTGAAGTCTTTGCTTGACTAGTAAAGAATTAAGTTTAATAAATCACTATCAATCCTTTGAAGGATACCAAAACTCTTATCCATAGAAATCAATGAAATCATTTATAAACAGAAGATTACACTCTCCATAAGGCCTTCtcaaaactaattaaaataacTTAAGATGCATACTCATATGGGTCAAGTGATACACTTAAGTAATCAATAGCATTTAAATCTAGTAAATTGTTTTACTTTTcctgttattttttataatagttcTACCctgttctattttttaatacaaattgaAAGCACTAGCTATATCCAAATTTTATACAAATACAAGTATGCATGTATGCACAAACACAATgagtaaataaaattttaaccaaaaaaagtccaaaacaaaCACATGAATGTTATCCAAGAAAACTCAAATAGGTATTTGATTGTGTGAAGGTGAAGAATACCGTACCCCATGTGAACATCTGTTTTCTTGACCTTCAAAGAGGGACGAGAAATAAGCAGGATTATAGATAGAGCCTCCCAAAATGTCATCAGAATCTGAGGGTTGTCTAACTACAGCAGGAGTTGCAGGACTCAGAAAACTATTTCTTACATCGAAATCTGCTTCTCTAGAAGCTGTAGTGTCTACATATGAAACTCCCAACCTGTAAATCTGAATCCATAACAACGAGGACGACAACCTTACAGTAAACCCAATGATTTCCATTACCAGAGTGAGTTTTACTGAAAAGATAACGAATGTCCCATAATAATCAGAAGAAATGTCCCTGCATACACATACAATTTCCACCAGGTGAGAGATCAGTATAGCCATTACCATCACTTAATCACAATATAACAAACACTCACAGTCACACACACATGATGGTACATTTAAACACAGACTACTAggattctaaaattattttgcaactAGGTCTTGTGCCAACATGTGAAGATGTAGACAGTAGAAACAACCACGTGCTGCTGCATGAGTGAATGGTTACACAATgaaatcaaatattaattttttgggaGGCCACAGCTATGTCAAAGATTGCTTAATGTAATAGACAGAACCTAGAAGACTTGTCCAAACAAATGCAAAATTTTTGTACGTAGAATTTAAATAAACTGATCTTTTAAAAACATTGGTATATATTGCGGGCTAACAAAGCAATTTGATGATGATAACGATGACGACAATGTTTCTCCatgtttataataataaataattggcTAAAACTTAAGTATAATTCCTTACATGCTATACTTTAAAttccccaattaaattcaaccatgtgcTTGCATTAGCAAACGAACaacatggttgaatttaattgttcttTAAAAAGACAAACTATTTTTGTTGTATTGGCCAATACAAACATGTGGTGGAGTTCAAATAGTGAACCTATGGTACAACACCTACGAAACTATACCTAAGTCCCTAAATAATAAAGGGTCCTGTTAATGGGTGCCCTTGTGCACCCATTAAGGTGGAATTTTACAATGCAGTCGACTGGCTTTTAATAAGGAGCCGAACCATTCTCAGTCTAAAGTCAATGGTTTTATCATGTTTTGCTATTTCCCAATGCAGGTAGGACCTTTTGTAGCTTCCTCAATAAGTGCACAAGGAATCAAAGATGCACAGACACGGACACAGGTATAGTTACGATTCGGTGACACATGATACAGCAGATAGGACACCGTTATGACATGGGTAGGACACCCCAAATGAATCCATTGACAATTAAAGTGAAAGCTCAACAAAGACTAAGCTAATCTACTCAAATCTTGTACtattaattattactttttttttttctttccctttctttttaaagaaacCAAATTTGAAATTGCACAAAAATTGAAATGCGTGGACAATATGTACATAAACAGAAATGAAAATTGCAATGCggtagaaaatgaaaaatgggtaagaaaaaaaaaaaagaaaagaaaggagagaCCAAATATCGTTAGTGAAGAGGATGAACCAAGAAACATCGAGAAGGAGAGCACAGAAGAGAAGAACAGCATAGGTACGCCCAAGTTTCTGACTGCTACTCTCAATGG
This region includes:
- the LOC142608471 gene encoding uncharacterized protein LOC142608471 yields the protein MLLLLLIWFAISSSGSSSSSSSRQNQHFFDSVYSVWIGTLIKSKDSGGGWVRHMMLCCCCSFREQLLPFLRDYDRLQSVAVILIYIQIGSALIGSLGALYNGVLLINLAIALFALVAIESSSQKLGRTYAVLLFCALLLDVSWFILFTNDIWDISSDYYGTFVIFSVKLTLVMEIIGFTVRLSSSLLWIQIYRLGVSYVDTTASREADFDVRNSFLSPATPAVVRQPSDSDDILGGSIYNPAYFSSLFEGQENRCSHGGRNHGIRDNGSSSASESPLLKPSVSRSFQAVDDDISASLNQMV